A genome region from Lactobacillus sp. ESL0791 includes the following:
- a CDS encoding BspA family leucine-rich repeat surface protein: MLSKNNSNERKRKSELQNKQEHFSLRKLTIGTTSVLLGFSFIQANNQVVKADAIKGPDEENEENVTANKAGKAAAKQKEAVPVKSKQANLATYAGLTSFLRGELEVPQESQGSTSSAAASSTSTAESSAAAGSSTGSAASSAASTPVSASSTGMGSVAAASAASVGSTPDSTGAEKLPEPEPVTVGPQGDTNSHHAEGLDGNCKWTYDSRSKTITFTAMADNSHDNSLAAGMLGTTSVLTNSRSGLDHDKSDMTYFPSGIPVNAIKVIKLDNSQGQIKLNQNSRFKFANLTDLKEIEGLDGVDTSSVWYMDNMFENDIRLLHLNLNNWDMSNVISMDNMFRDNDSLKSLTMAHGINHTGSGNTASGSPQRINLNYNDDDYYSMFYGDGALTEIVLPKIRVSKLNYSDFGVLRYTLKKLDVSQLITDGITSLGCDGSNSGGVFSGFRSLTDLTGLEKLNVSQVDNMAGLFSGDSSLTKLDLSTWDTSGIAQEDRDNFPPNSENRVENAYLHYSMSNMFSGDSALTTLILGPGWDTSKVYSMHNMFSDDTNLKTISGSAHWDMGHVAHAEGMFMDTYHLTNTSLTNIGVSDWNTSNFKNMDAMFFGLSSSLSTAPEAHDDPVTTLDLSNWDTSQVTDMASMFYSAKNLATINLSTWNTSQVTNMSQMFSYASGLTSLDLSKWDTSKVTNMFNMFLYTSHLQTLNLGKNQTTNSQTFVTTRVADMHYMFKGTGSANDYANTLHLELGNFKITVDAWSGFNPLGFDLEIVKLVKIDGHYQYVSDGAISFGDLENRYNAEPPIASPDHIYTLLLHNHGNKRYSFDGTVPVIYAHKGMLKAQVANDLENLNSVTLKDKDDSNNYYPIKTLKSKEDYFKTKGDYTIKSITWEDGKNRDDPLDTSKPDPKVMKNNGSLDSGGAIDFAGNITSDAANKTADQKGNAVVRVTFGDGTFIDVPVNVWLPTVEEGTGQYTQKNMVPSETKAKAALKIGGDFSSSSTTPSAPVSPAPGKWGNNNWTLSYSWMIKDSHTHDWRELKSDDLPNPGQYDVGVKISYTTPTGEDDGSQIEPVKLEVQNYDSAYKIAFKNTGLLHEHQLTVPSSDNSDPVEFNDPGKWKDFLDVRPVTDQTLGTTGPAITEGLSEIIQKVEWVAKPTLNLGTNIANQQIKITYQDGATALVGNPSTNPVYVDLSGGQASSAEHSVSINHSNELNATTAKEAIDITKIATGTYNNLTYSWSVHGDASSTPNVTHTGTQNIYVLIDYHDGTKQAVPVTLKVTSLSQTCTPTLTGNHIIIHATSSGTGESVDSDHHSLVPIITNSDKINDLLTLTDSGTPVTYPSDKISKIVWHQGDEPHSDGSASQTHKIDIVYTDGSVTSLNGAQFDVEGAAIDTANHANIEHSGSDYSVAYVQGTVPTAESLVVKPNAAHFVPTYKWVRNDPTHDELSLSDLNDGTIHGTINAAIEVTYSDNTHQYLPITLTINTRAGVSRCTGHDQTVPVGKKLTLDKHLVSVIDTATNTDVNKSEYSLSWVDGAPDLTAANLGNANEKQISKTIKVTFNRGDSTQLVNVTITLVGAKLKTSASPKRVYLGSSGADIDQNQVNTIASYYLDTSKISSLPPESKPAYALTQTGDTVTLTVTYGGDSNAQQVFTNIPLKLVRGQISNNVLAADQNSVLGSNYIRQVLLNYDDVASTGAYISDAITGINLTQLGEQYGNFVISFSSSGFPTINETIPVTVMVSHTDVSKAIHSADSKIVKLLSGSVIVPQHTDLAAHNEYAKGAVTSVNAMPNGCEYVWDKDHIPATDKEGTYSSFVNVCYPNGTFVSVPVKVTVVGPTLNEAILMHNSYIYNQDANRVTNRVLQQGLKVKTYGTALLEGKLYYHLEGNQYVKAGNIDGQKRRLIKTSYVYDKSGQRIADKTIYEGTEITTYGAHVKIKHGKYYAIGINEFIKADAIN; the protein is encoded by the coding sequence GTGTTAAGCAAAAATAATAGTAATGAACGAAAAAGAAAAAGCGAACTGCAGAATAAGCAGGAACATTTTTCCCTGCGTAAATTGACAATTGGTACAACTTCAGTTCTCTTGGGTTTCAGTTTTATTCAGGCTAATAATCAAGTGGTTAAGGCTGACGCAATTAAAGGGCCAGATGAAGAAAATGAAGAAAATGTAACGGCTAATAAAGCAGGTAAAGCGGCCGCCAAGCAGAAGGAGGCTGTACCTGTTAAGTCTAAGCAGGCCAATCTAGCCACATATGCCGGTTTAACATCCTTTTTAAGGGGTGAACTGGAAGTACCGCAGGAATCACAGGGCAGTACCAGCAGCGCTGCTGCAAGCAGTACAAGCACAGCAGAGAGCAGTGCAGCGGCTGGCAGTAGCACAGGCAGTGCCGCATCTTCTGCGGCATCCACACCTGTTTCGGCTTCCAGCACTGGTATGGGAAGTGTGGCAGCTGCTTCTGCAGCGTCAGTTGGGTCAACACCAGATTCTACTGGTGCAGAGAAATTGCCTGAACCAGAACCAGTTACAGTTGGGCCCCAAGGGGACACTAATTCGCACCACGCTGAAGGACTGGACGGAAATTGTAAGTGGACATACGACAGTCGCTCTAAGACGATAACTTTTACGGCAATGGCAGACAACAGTCATGATAATAGTTTAGCAGCTGGTATGCTGGGTACAACTTCAGTTCTTACCAACTCTCGATCGGGTCTGGACCATGATAAATCAGATATGACATATTTTCCTTCTGGCATTCCCGTGAACGCAATTAAGGTAATTAAGCTTGACAATTCTCAGGGACAAATCAAGCTGAATCAGAATTCTCGGTTTAAGTTTGCTAATCTAACAGATCTTAAAGAAATTGAGGGTTTAGATGGCGTGGATACTAGTTCTGTTTGGTATATGGACAATATGTTTGAAAATGATATTAGATTGCTGCATTTAAATCTTAATAACTGGGACATGTCTAATGTTATTAGTATGGATAATATGTTTAGGGATAATGATTCATTAAAATCTCTAACAATGGCTCATGGTATTAATCATACCGGTTCAGGAAATACTGCTTCAGGTTCTCCTCAACGTATAAATCTTAATTACAATGATGATGATTATTATTCAATGTTTTATGGCGACGGCGCTTTAACTGAAATAGTTTTACCTAAGATTAGGGTAAGCAAACTAAATTATTCTGATTTTGGTGTTTTAAGATATACTTTAAAGAAGTTGGATGTTAGCCAATTGATTACTGACGGGATAACTTCTCTAGGCTGCGATGGCAGTAATAGCGGTGGTGTATTTAGTGGCTTTAGATCTTTAACCGATCTTACAGGACTTGAAAAGCTGAATGTCAGTCAGGTTGATAATATGGCTGGCCTGTTTTCTGGCGATTCTTCTCTTACAAAATTAGATCTTTCTACATGGGATACCAGCGGTATTGCCCAGGAAGATCGTGATAATTTTCCTCCTAATAGTGAAAATAGAGTTGAGAATGCTTATCTGCATTATAGTATGTCCAATATGTTTTCAGGTGATAGTGCACTTACAACACTCATATTGGGTCCAGGTTGGGATACCTCAAAGGTTTATTCAATGCATAACATGTTTTCAGATGATACTAACCTGAAAACAATCAGCGGCTCAGCTCATTGGGATATGGGTCATGTTGCGCATGCCGAGGGGATGTTTATGGATACTTATCATCTTACAAATACATCATTGACCAATATTGGAGTTAGTGATTGGAATACCAGCAATTTTAAAAACATGGATGCAATGTTTTTTGGTCTTAGCAGTAGTTTGAGTACAGCACCAGAAGCCCATGATGACCCAGTGACAACGTTAGATCTGAGTAACTGGGATACCAGCCAAGTTACGGATATGGCTAGTATGTTTTATAGTGCAAAAAATTTAGCTACAATAAATTTGAGCACCTGGAATACTAGTCAAGTTACGAATATGTCGCAAATGTTTTCATATGCTAGTGGTTTAACATCATTAGACTTAAGTAAGTGGGATACCAGTAAAGTTACAAATATGTTCAATATGTTCTTATATACTAGCCATTTGCAGACGTTGAATCTTGGTAAAAATCAAACTACTAATAGTCAGACATTTGTGACAACTAGAGTTGCTGATATGCATTATATGTTTAAAGGAACTGGCAGCGCCAATGATTATGCTAATACTTTACATTTGGAGTTAGGCAATTTTAAGATTACCGTAGATGCTTGGTCAGGCTTTAATCCGTTAGGCTTTGACCTTGAGATTGTTAAGCTTGTTAAGATCGATGGTCATTACCAGTATGTTTCGGACGGGGCAATATCATTTGGAGATTTAGAGAATCGTTATAATGCTGAACCTCCGATAGCAAGCCCAGACCATATTTATACGCTGCTTTTGCATAATCATGGTAATAAACGCTATAGCTTTGATGGAACAGTACCAGTTATCTATGCTCATAAGGGGATGCTCAAGGCCCAGGTAGCTAATGATCTTGAAAACTTAAACTCAGTCACTCTTAAGGATAAAGACGATAGCAATAATTATTATCCGATTAAAACCTTAAAGAGTAAGGAAGATTATTTTAAGACAAAAGGTGATTATACTATTAAGTCTATTACGTGGGAAGACGGGAAAAACCGGGATGACCCGCTTGATACGTCTAAACCAGATCCCAAGGTAATGAAAAATAATGGCAGTTTGGATTCAGGAGGTGCAATTGATTTTGCCGGTAATATTACGTCTGATGCGGCTAATAAGACTGCTGACCAAAAGGGTAATGCCGTTGTCAGAGTAACCTTTGGTGATGGTACATTTATCGATGTTCCTGTTAATGTTTGGCTGCCAACAGTGGAAGAAGGGACCGGGCAGTATACGCAAAAGAATATGGTGCCAAGTGAAACCAAGGCTAAAGCTGCACTGAAGATAGGCGGGGATTTTTCATCTTCCTCGACAACCCCGTCTGCTCCCGTATCTCCTGCACCTGGTAAGTGGGGGAATAACAATTGGACCTTGTCCTATTCATGGATGATCAAGGACAGCCACACTCATGATTGGCGAGAGTTAAAGTCAGACGATTTACCAAACCCAGGTCAGTATGATGTCGGGGTCAAAATTAGTTATACAACTCCTACTGGTGAAGATGATGGTTCTCAAATAGAACCCGTAAAATTGGAAGTGCAGAATTATGACTCTGCATATAAAATAGCTTTTAAAAATACGGGTTTATTACATGAGCACCAATTAACGGTTCCTAGCAGCGATAATTCTGATCCAGTTGAATTTAATGATCCTGGTAAGTGGAAAGACTTTCTTGATGTCAGGCCGGTCACAGATCAAACTTTAGGAACAACTGGACCTGCGATAACCGAGGGCTTGTCTGAAATTATTCAAAAGGTTGAATGGGTTGCTAAGCCAACACTGAACCTTGGCACCAATATAGCAAATCAGCAGATTAAAATAACTTATCAGGATGGTGCAACTGCGCTGGTGGGTAATCCGTCAACTAATCCTGTTTATGTTGATCTTTCTGGCGGACAAGCAAGCAGCGCAGAACATTCTGTGTCTATTAATCACTCGAATGAATTAAATGCAACTACGGCTAAAGAGGCTATTGATATTACTAAAATTGCTACTGGTACGTATAATAATCTAACATATAGCTGGTCTGTACATGGAGATGCTAGTTCAACTCCGAATGTTACTCATACTGGTACGCAAAATATTTACGTTTTGATTGATTATCATGATGGGACTAAACAAGCAGTCCCGGTAACTTTGAAGGTCACATCCTTGAGCCAGACTTGCACACCTACATTGACAGGTAATCATATTATTATTCATGCCACTTCCTCTGGTACTGGTGAGTCAGTTGATAGTGATCATCATAGTTTGGTGCCAATAATTACTAATTCTGATAAAATTAATGACTTGTTGACTTTGACAGATAGTGGTACTCCGGTTACCTATCCGTCTGATAAAATATCTAAAATTGTCTGGCATCAAGGTGATGAACCTCATAGTGATGGTTCCGCATCGCAGACTCATAAAATAGATATCGTTTATACTGATGGCTCGGTGACTAGTCTTAATGGTGCACAATTTGATGTTGAAGGAGCTGCTATTGATACCGCTAACCACGCAAATATTGAACATTCCGGTTCTGATTACAGTGTAGCTTATGTTCAAGGTACGGTACCTACTGCAGAATCTTTAGTAGTTAAGCCTAATGCAGCTCATTTTGTTCCGACATATAAATGGGTAAGGAATGATCCTACACATGATGAGCTTTCCCTGTCAGATTTAAATGATGGCACTATCCATGGTACGATTAATGCGGCAATTGAGGTTACCTATTCCGACAACACACACCAATATTTGCCAATTACGCTGACAATTAATACTAGAGCCGGAGTAAGCAGATGCACTGGGCATGACCAAACAGTTCCCGTTGGCAAAAAACTTACTTTGGATAAGCATCTGGTTAGTGTTATAGATACTGCTACTAATACTGATGTTAATAAATCAGAATATAGTCTTTCCTGGGTAGACGGGGCACCTGATTTAACGGCTGCCAATTTAGGCAATGCCAATGAAAAGCAGATTAGTAAGACGATTAAAGTTACATTTAATCGTGGTGATTCAACACAACTTGTTAATGTTACTATTACGCTGGTTGGGGCAAAGCTGAAAACTTCTGCTTCACCTAAGCGGGTTTACCTGGGCAGTTCGGGTGCGGATATTGACCAAAACCAGGTGAACACCATTGCTTCTTATTACCTTGATACCAGCAAGATTAGCTCTTTACCGCCTGAGTCAAAACCAGCCTATGCATTAACCCAGACAGGTGACACTGTTACTTTGACAGTTACATATGGCGGGGATAGCAATGCACAGCAAGTTTTTACTAACATTCCTTTGAAGTTAGTTAGGGGTCAGATTAGCAACAATGTTCTTGCAGCCGATCAAAATTCTGTTTTGGGTTCTAATTATATCAGACAAGTTCTGCTTAATTATGATGATGTTGCAAGCACCGGTGCCTATATTAGTGATGCAATTACTGGCATCAACCTGACACAGCTGGGCGAGCAATATGGTAATTTCGTAATAAGCTTTAGTTCCAGCGGCTTTCCGACGATTAATGAAACCATACCAGTAACAGTTATGGTTAGCCATACCGATGTTTCTAAGGCTATTCATTCTGCAGATTCCAAAATAGTTAAACTGCTCTCAGGCAGCGTTATCGTCCCACAGCATACCGACCTTGCAGCCCATAATGAATATGCCAAAGGTGCTGTGACCAGTGTTAATGCAATGCCGAACGGCTGTGAATATGTTTGGGACAAAGATCATATTCCAGCAACGGATAAGGAAGGCACATACAGCAGTTTCGTCAACGTTTGTTATCCGAACGGGACATTTGTTTCGGTACCGGTAAAGGTAACGGTGGTTGGGCCTACGCTTAACGAAGCAATCCTGATGCACAATTCGTATATTTATAATCAAGATGCTAACCGGGTTACTAACCGTGTCTTGCAGCAGGGACTTAAGGTCAAAACCTATGGCACAGCGCTGCTTGAAGGCAAACTCTATTACCATCTGGAAGGTAATCAATATGTTAAAGCCGGCAATATTGATGGGCAGAAGCGCAGGCTGATTAAGACCAGTTACGTTTATGACAAATCGGGTCAGCGGATTGCAGATAAGACCATTTATGAAGGCACTGAGATAACGACGTACGGCGCACATGTAAAAATAAAGCACGGAAAGTATTACGCAATTGGTATCAACGAGTTTATCAAGGCCGATGCAATAAATTAA